In Mauremys mutica isolate MM-2020 ecotype Southern chromosome 16, ASM2049712v1, whole genome shotgun sequence, one DNA window encodes the following:
- the MED15 gene encoding mediator of RNA polymerase II transcription subunit 15 isoform X2, giving the protein MDVSGQETDWRSANFRQKLVSQIEEAMRKAGVAHNKSSKDMENHVFMKAKTREEYLSLVARLIIHFRDIHNKKSQASVSDPMNALQNLTGGPPAGAAGMGMASRAPGAPMGGMSGLGPMGQQMSLPGQQPPGTSGMAPHGMSGVSAATQQTQLQLQQMAQQQQQQQQQFQQQQAALQQQQQQQFQAQQSAMQQQFQVQQQQAAAAAAAQQQQQQQQLQAAQQQQQQHMLKLQMQQQQQNQQQMQQQQLQRIAQMQLQQQAAQVMQVQQQQQQQQIPQQQIQQQPSQQVMQQQMQQMQQQQQQQQQVAQAQQSQLPPQSQPQSMVSQAQAISGQIPSQVMSVPFTQQQLKAMQVRAQLVQQQQQQQQAAAAVQAAQAQAAQMGASGQMITATMARGGMQIRPRFPPTTAVSATPPSSIPLGGQQMPQVSQSSITMMSSPSPVQQAQTPQSMPPPPQPQPSPQPGQPTSQPNSNVSSGPAPSPSSFLPSPSPQPSQSPAAARTPQNFSVPSPGPLNTPGNPNSVMSPASSSQSEEQQYLEKLKQLSKYIEPLRRMINKIDKNEDRKKDLSKMKSLLDILTDPSKRCPLKTLQKCEIALEKLKNDMAVPTPPPPPVPPTKQQYLCQPLLDAVLANIRSPVFNHSLYRTFVPAMTAIHGPPITAQMASPRKRKYEEDERQTIPNVLQGEVARLNPKFLVNLDPSHCSNNGTVHLICKLDDKNLPNVPPLQLSVPADYPDQSPLWIDNSRQYANPFLQSVYQYMTSKLLQLPDKHSVTALLNTWAQSIRQACLSAA; this is encoded by the exons GAGGAATATCTTTCTCTTGTGGCCAGACTTATTATCCATTTTCGAGACATTC ACAATAAGAAATCTCAGGCCTCGGTCAGTG ATCCTATGAATGCCCTGCAGAATCTAACAGGCGGCCCcccagcaggagcagctggaaTGGGCATGGCTTCACGAGCTCCAGGGGCACCAATGGGTGGGATGAGTGGACTTGGGCCAATGGGCCAGCAGATGAGCCTTCCAGGGCAGCAGCCTCCTGGAACCTCTGGGATGGCCCCCCATGGTATGTCTGGTGTCTCTGCAGCTACTCAACAGA CCCAGCTCCAACTGCAACAGatggcgcagcagcagcagcagcagcagcaacaatttCAGCAGCAACAGGCggctttgcagcagcagcagcagcaacagttccAGGCACAGCAGTCAGCCATGCAACAGCAGTTCCAGGTCCAACAGCagcaggcggcagcagcagcagctgcacaacagcagcagcaacagcagcagctgcaagcagcccagcagcagcagcagcagcacatgctcaaactgcagatgcagcagcagcagcaaaatcaGCAACAG atgcagcagcagcaactacaGCGAATTGCTCAAATGCAGTTACAGCAGCAGGCAGCTCAGGTTAtgcaggtgcagcagcagcagcagcaacaacaaataCCACAGCAACAGATACAGCAGCAGCCGTCTCAGCAAGTCATGCAACAGCAGATGcaacagatgcagcagcagcaacaacagcagcagcaggttgCTCAGGCCCAACAGTCTCAGCTTCCACCACAGTCACAGCCGCAGTCCATGGTGTCTCAGGCACAGGCAATCTCAGGACAGATCCCTAGTCAGGTCATGTCTGTACCTTTTACCCAGCAGCAGTTAAAAGCCATGCAG GTAAGAGCTCaactggtgcagcagcagcaacagcagcagcaggcagcggCAGCAGTCCAAGCAGCTCAGGCCCAGGCTGCTCAGATGGGAGCTTCAGGGCAG ATGATCACCGCAACTATGGCCAGAGGTGGGATGCAAATAAGACCACGGTTCCCGCCTACCACCGCTGTATCTGCCACGCCTCCAAGCTCCATTCCTTTGGGCGGACAGCAAATGCCACAG GTCAGCCAGAGCAGCATTACCATGATGTCGTCTCCTTCACCTGTCCAGCAAGCGCAGACACCCCAGTCAATGCCACCACCTCCTCAGCCACAGCCATCACCTCAACCAGGGCAGCCAACTTCTCAGCCAAACTCGAATGTCAG CTCCGGCCCAGCCCCATCTCCCAGCAGCTTCCTCCCCAGTCCATCTCCTCAaccatcccagagcccagcagCTGCACGAACACCTCAGAACtttagtgtcccatctccaggtCCTTTAAACACTCCAG GAAATCCAAACTCCGTCATGAGTCCAGCAAGCTCCAGCCAGTCTGAAGAGCAGCAGTACCTGGAGAAACTCAAACAGCTGTCAAAGTACATCGAGCCACTTCGGAGGATGATCAATAAGATTGATAAAAATGAAG atAGGAAGAAGGACCTGAGTAAGATGAAGAGCCTCTTGGATATCCTGACTGATCCTTCAAAACG ATGCCCTCTGAAGACTCTACAGAAATGTGAAATTGCTCTGGAGAAGCTCAAGAATGATATGGCTGTG CCCACGCCTCCACCTCCACCAGTGCCCCCTACCAAACAGCAGTACTTGTGCCAGCCACTTTTGGATGCTGTCTTGGCAAACATTCGTTCACCAGTCTTCAACCATTCCCTCTACCGTACCTTTGTGCCAGCTATGACTGCGATACATGGCCCTCCAATCAC GGCCCAGATGGCTTCCCCTCGAAAGCGTAAATACGAAGAGGATGAAAGGCAGACCATACCAAATGTATTACAAGGGGAAGTCGCAAGATTAAATCCTAAATTCCTGGTGAAtctggatccctcccattgcagtAATAATGGCACAGTCCACCTCATATGCAAGCTAG ATGACAAGAACCTTCCAAATGTCCCGCCACTACAGCTCAGTGTTCCAGCTGACTATCCAGATCAGAGCCCTCTGTGGATAGACAATTCTCGACAATATG CCAATCCCTTCTTGCAGTCAGTGTATCAGTACATGACATCAAAATTGCTGCAACTTCCAGACAAGCATTCAGTCACAGCACTCTTAAACACCTGGGCACAAAGTATCCGTCAAGCCTGCCTCTCTGCTGCATAA
- the MED15 gene encoding mediator of RNA polymerase II transcription subunit 15 isoform X1 — protein MDVSGQETDWRSANFRQKLVSQIEEAMRKAGVAHNKSSKDMENHVFMKAKTREEYLSLVARLIIHFRDIHNKKSQASVSDPMNALQNLTGGPPAGAAGMGMASRAPGAPMGGMSGLGPMGQQMSLPGQQPPGTSGMAPHGMSGVSAATQQTQLQLQQMAQQQQQQQQQFQQQQAALQQQQQQQFQAQQSAMQQQFQVQQQQAAAAAAAQQQQQQQQLQAAQQQQQQHMLKLQMQQQQQNQQQMQQQQLQRIAQMQLQQQAAQVMQVQQQQQQQQIPQQQIQQQPSQQVMQQQMQQMQQQQQQQQQVAQAQQSQLPPQSQPQSMVSQAQAISGQIPSQVMSVPFTQQQLKAMQVRAQLVQQQQQQQQAAAAVQAAQAQAAQMGASGQMITATMARGGMQIRPRFPPTTAVSATPPSSIPLGGQQMPQVSQSSITMMSSPSPVQQAQTPQSMPPPPQPQPSPQPGQPTSQPNSNVSSGPAPSPSSFLPSPSPQPSQSPAAARTPQNFSVPSPGPLNTPGNPNSVMSPASSSQSEEQQYLEKLKQLSKYIEPLRRMINKIDKNEDRKKDLSKMKSLLDILTDPSKRCPLKTLQKCEIALEKLKNDMAVPTPPPPPVPPTKQQYLCQPLLDAVLANIRSPVFNHSLYRTFVPAMTAIHGPPITAQMASPRKRKYEEDERQTIPNVLQGEVARLNPKFLVNLDPSHCSNNGTVHLICKLDDKNLPNVPPLQLSVPADYPDQSPLWIDNSRQYAANPFLQSVYQYMTSKLLQLPDKHSVTALLNTWAQSIRQACLSAA, from the exons GAGGAATATCTTTCTCTTGTGGCCAGACTTATTATCCATTTTCGAGACATTC ACAATAAGAAATCTCAGGCCTCGGTCAGTG ATCCTATGAATGCCCTGCAGAATCTAACAGGCGGCCCcccagcaggagcagctggaaTGGGCATGGCTTCACGAGCTCCAGGGGCACCAATGGGTGGGATGAGTGGACTTGGGCCAATGGGCCAGCAGATGAGCCTTCCAGGGCAGCAGCCTCCTGGAACCTCTGGGATGGCCCCCCATGGTATGTCTGGTGTCTCTGCAGCTACTCAACAGA CCCAGCTCCAACTGCAACAGatggcgcagcagcagcagcagcagcagcaacaatttCAGCAGCAACAGGCggctttgcagcagcagcagcagcaacagttccAGGCACAGCAGTCAGCCATGCAACAGCAGTTCCAGGTCCAACAGCagcaggcggcagcagcagcagctgcacaacagcagcagcaacagcagcagctgcaagcagcccagcagcagcagcagcagcacatgctcaaactgcagatgcagcagcagcagcaaaatcaGCAACAG atgcagcagcagcaactacaGCGAATTGCTCAAATGCAGTTACAGCAGCAGGCAGCTCAGGTTAtgcaggtgcagcagcagcagcagcaacaacaaataCCACAGCAACAGATACAGCAGCAGCCGTCTCAGCAAGTCATGCAACAGCAGATGcaacagatgcagcagcagcaacaacagcagcagcaggttgCTCAGGCCCAACAGTCTCAGCTTCCACCACAGTCACAGCCGCAGTCCATGGTGTCTCAGGCACAGGCAATCTCAGGACAGATCCCTAGTCAGGTCATGTCTGTACCTTTTACCCAGCAGCAGTTAAAAGCCATGCAG GTAAGAGCTCaactggtgcagcagcagcaacagcagcagcaggcagcggCAGCAGTCCAAGCAGCTCAGGCCCAGGCTGCTCAGATGGGAGCTTCAGGGCAG ATGATCACCGCAACTATGGCCAGAGGTGGGATGCAAATAAGACCACGGTTCCCGCCTACCACCGCTGTATCTGCCACGCCTCCAAGCTCCATTCCTTTGGGCGGACAGCAAATGCCACAG GTCAGCCAGAGCAGCATTACCATGATGTCGTCTCCTTCACCTGTCCAGCAAGCGCAGACACCCCAGTCAATGCCACCACCTCCTCAGCCACAGCCATCACCTCAACCAGGGCAGCCAACTTCTCAGCCAAACTCGAATGTCAG CTCCGGCCCAGCCCCATCTCCCAGCAGCTTCCTCCCCAGTCCATCTCCTCAaccatcccagagcccagcagCTGCACGAACACCTCAGAACtttagtgtcccatctccaggtCCTTTAAACACTCCAG GAAATCCAAACTCCGTCATGAGTCCAGCAAGCTCCAGCCAGTCTGAAGAGCAGCAGTACCTGGAGAAACTCAAACAGCTGTCAAAGTACATCGAGCCACTTCGGAGGATGATCAATAAGATTGATAAAAATGAAG atAGGAAGAAGGACCTGAGTAAGATGAAGAGCCTCTTGGATATCCTGACTGATCCTTCAAAACG ATGCCCTCTGAAGACTCTACAGAAATGTGAAATTGCTCTGGAGAAGCTCAAGAATGATATGGCTGTG CCCACGCCTCCACCTCCACCAGTGCCCCCTACCAAACAGCAGTACTTGTGCCAGCCACTTTTGGATGCTGTCTTGGCAAACATTCGTTCACCAGTCTTCAACCATTCCCTCTACCGTACCTTTGTGCCAGCTATGACTGCGATACATGGCCCTCCAATCAC GGCCCAGATGGCTTCCCCTCGAAAGCGTAAATACGAAGAGGATGAAAGGCAGACCATACCAAATGTATTACAAGGGGAAGTCGCAAGATTAAATCCTAAATTCCTGGTGAAtctggatccctcccattgcagtAATAATGGCACAGTCCACCTCATATGCAAGCTAG ATGACAAGAACCTTCCAAATGTCCCGCCACTACAGCTCAGTGTTCCAGCTGACTATCCAGATCAGAGCCCTCTGTGGATAGACAATTCTCGACAATATG caGCCAATCCCTTCTTGCAGTCAGTGTATCAGTACATGACATCAAAATTGCTGCAACTTCCAGACAAGCATTCAGTCACAGCACTCTTAAACACCTGGGCACAAAGTATCCGTCAAGCCTGCCTCTCTGCTGCATAA
- the MED15 gene encoding mediator of RNA polymerase II transcription subunit 15 isoform X3, producing MDVSGQETDWRSANFRQKLVSQIEEAMRKAGVAHNKSSKDMENHVFMKAKTREEYLSLVARLIIHFRDIHNKKSQASVSDPMNALQNLTGGPPAGAAGMGMASRAPGAPMGGMSGLGPMGQQMSLPGQQPPGTSGMAPHGMSGVSAATQQTQLQLQQMAQQQQQQQQQFQQQQAALQQQQQQQFQAQQSAMQQQFQVQQQQAAAAAAAQQQQQQQQLQAAQQQQQQHMLKLQMQQQQQNQQQMQQQQLQRIAQMQLQQQAAQVMQVQQQQQQQQIPQQQIQQQPSQQVMQQQMQQMQQQQQQQQQVAQAQQSQLPPQSQPQSMVSQAQAISGQIPSQVMSVPFTQQQLKAMQVRAQLVQQQQQQQQAAAAVQAAQAQAAQMGASGQVSQSSITMMSSPSPVQQAQTPQSMPPPPQPQPSPQPGQPTSQPNSNVSSGPAPSPSSFLPSPSPQPSQSPAAARTPQNFSVPSPGPLNTPGNPNSVMSPASSSQSEEQQYLEKLKQLSKYIEPLRRMINKIDKNEDRKKDLSKMKSLLDILTDPSKRCPLKTLQKCEIALEKLKNDMAVPTPPPPPVPPTKQQYLCQPLLDAVLANIRSPVFNHSLYRTFVPAMTAIHGPPITAQMASPRKRKYEEDERQTIPNVLQGEVARLNPKFLVNLDPSHCSNNGTVHLICKLDDKNLPNVPPLQLSVPADYPDQSPLWIDNSRQYAANPFLQSVYQYMTSKLLQLPDKHSVTALLNTWAQSIRQACLSAA from the exons GAGGAATATCTTTCTCTTGTGGCCAGACTTATTATCCATTTTCGAGACATTC ACAATAAGAAATCTCAGGCCTCGGTCAGTG ATCCTATGAATGCCCTGCAGAATCTAACAGGCGGCCCcccagcaggagcagctggaaTGGGCATGGCTTCACGAGCTCCAGGGGCACCAATGGGTGGGATGAGTGGACTTGGGCCAATGGGCCAGCAGATGAGCCTTCCAGGGCAGCAGCCTCCTGGAACCTCTGGGATGGCCCCCCATGGTATGTCTGGTGTCTCTGCAGCTACTCAACAGA CCCAGCTCCAACTGCAACAGatggcgcagcagcagcagcagcagcagcaacaatttCAGCAGCAACAGGCggctttgcagcagcagcagcagcaacagttccAGGCACAGCAGTCAGCCATGCAACAGCAGTTCCAGGTCCAACAGCagcaggcggcagcagcagcagctgcacaacagcagcagcaacagcagcagctgcaagcagcccagcagcagcagcagcagcacatgctcaaactgcagatgcagcagcagcagcaaaatcaGCAACAG atgcagcagcagcaactacaGCGAATTGCTCAAATGCAGTTACAGCAGCAGGCAGCTCAGGTTAtgcaggtgcagcagcagcagcagcaacaacaaataCCACAGCAACAGATACAGCAGCAGCCGTCTCAGCAAGTCATGCAACAGCAGATGcaacagatgcagcagcagcaacaacagcagcagcaggttgCTCAGGCCCAACAGTCTCAGCTTCCACCACAGTCACAGCCGCAGTCCATGGTGTCTCAGGCACAGGCAATCTCAGGACAGATCCCTAGTCAGGTCATGTCTGTACCTTTTACCCAGCAGCAGTTAAAAGCCATGCAG GTAAGAGCTCaactggtgcagcagcagcaacagcagcagcaggcagcggCAGCAGTCCAAGCAGCTCAGGCCCAGGCTGCTCAGATGGGAGCTTCAGGGCAG GTCAGCCAGAGCAGCATTACCATGATGTCGTCTCCTTCACCTGTCCAGCAAGCGCAGACACCCCAGTCAATGCCACCACCTCCTCAGCCACAGCCATCACCTCAACCAGGGCAGCCAACTTCTCAGCCAAACTCGAATGTCAG CTCCGGCCCAGCCCCATCTCCCAGCAGCTTCCTCCCCAGTCCATCTCCTCAaccatcccagagcccagcagCTGCACGAACACCTCAGAACtttagtgtcccatctccaggtCCTTTAAACACTCCAG GAAATCCAAACTCCGTCATGAGTCCAGCAAGCTCCAGCCAGTCTGAAGAGCAGCAGTACCTGGAGAAACTCAAACAGCTGTCAAAGTACATCGAGCCACTTCGGAGGATGATCAATAAGATTGATAAAAATGAAG atAGGAAGAAGGACCTGAGTAAGATGAAGAGCCTCTTGGATATCCTGACTGATCCTTCAAAACG ATGCCCTCTGAAGACTCTACAGAAATGTGAAATTGCTCTGGAGAAGCTCAAGAATGATATGGCTGTG CCCACGCCTCCACCTCCACCAGTGCCCCCTACCAAACAGCAGTACTTGTGCCAGCCACTTTTGGATGCTGTCTTGGCAAACATTCGTTCACCAGTCTTCAACCATTCCCTCTACCGTACCTTTGTGCCAGCTATGACTGCGATACATGGCCCTCCAATCAC GGCCCAGATGGCTTCCCCTCGAAAGCGTAAATACGAAGAGGATGAAAGGCAGACCATACCAAATGTATTACAAGGGGAAGTCGCAAGATTAAATCCTAAATTCCTGGTGAAtctggatccctcccattgcagtAATAATGGCACAGTCCACCTCATATGCAAGCTAG ATGACAAGAACCTTCCAAATGTCCCGCCACTACAGCTCAGTGTTCCAGCTGACTATCCAGATCAGAGCCCTCTGTGGATAGACAATTCTCGACAATATG caGCCAATCCCTTCTTGCAGTCAGTGTATCAGTACATGACATCAAAATTGCTGCAACTTCCAGACAAGCATTCAGTCACAGCACTCTTAAACACCTGGGCACAAAGTATCCGTCAAGCCTGCCTCTCTGCTGCATAA